One window from the genome of Gimesia aquarii encodes:
- a CDS encoding AAA family ATPase produces MNQPEVTEEPTVLQAEADHFKKVFNEVRSEVGRMIIGQERVVESTLYALFCGGNVLLEGVPGLGKTELVKALSKVLELEFQRIQFTPDLMPADIIGTNIMNTDETGTYRFEFRKGPIFTQLLLADEINRASPKTQSALLETMQEGTVTAAGTQYRLDQPFFVLATQNPIEQEGTYPLPEAQLDRFLFKVNVPFPNRAELNTIVQQTILRQPVELKKLLNSEQILELRKLLEKVVVVEPIRDYAIRLVLSTHPGTDFATEEVRRFIHWGASPRAAQSLIKSARVRALSEGRAHVAFEDIRYFANEVLQHRVLLNYDGQAENINVTDLIEQNCKELPEKE; encoded by the coding sequence ATGAATCAGCCAGAAGTCACTGAAGAGCCTACAGTATTGCAGGCGGAAGCGGACCATTTTAAAAAGGTATTCAACGAAGTTCGTTCTGAAGTCGGCCGTATGATTATTGGCCAGGAACGGGTTGTCGAATCAACACTATATGCGTTGTTTTGTGGCGGGAATGTTTTACTGGAAGGGGTTCCCGGACTGGGAAAAACAGAACTCGTCAAAGCACTTTCCAAGGTATTGGAATTAGAATTTCAACGGATTCAATTTACACCTGACTTAATGCCGGCGGACATTATCGGTACCAATATCATGAACACCGATGAGACGGGAACTTATCGGTTTGAATTCCGTAAAGGTCCGATTTTCACTCAACTGTTACTGGCTGATGAAATTAACCGTGCGTCTCCCAAAACACAGTCTGCTTTATTGGAAACAATGCAGGAGGGGACTGTCACAGCAGCGGGAACCCAATATCGGCTTGACCAGCCCTTTTTTGTGCTGGCGACTCAGAATCCCATTGAGCAGGAGGGGACCTATCCGTTACCCGAAGCGCAATTGGACCGCTTTTTGTTTAAGGTCAATGTTCCTTTTCCGAATCGGGCTGAACTGAACACAATTGTGCAGCAAACGATTCTAAGGCAGCCGGTAGAGTTGAAGAAACTATTGAATAGTGAGCAAATTTTAGAATTAAGAAAGCTCCTGGAGAAAGTCGTTGTTGTGGAACCAATTCGTGACTATGCCATTCGGCTGGTGCTCTCGACACATCCCGGAACCGACTTTGCTACTGAAGAGGTCCGCCGTTTTATTCATTGGGGAGCCAGTCCGCGAGCTGCACAATCTTTGATAAAATCTGCACGCGTTCGTGCTCTCAGTGAAGGGCGGGCACATGTCGCCTTTGAAGACATTCGTTATTTTGCCAACGAAGTACTCCAGCATCGGGTGCTCTTGAACTACGATGGCCAGGCAGAAAATATCAATGTGACTGACTTGATTGAGCAGAACTGTAAAGAACTACCAGAGAAGGAATAA
- a CDS encoding DUF58 domain-containing protein, with product MSEGTQANQYTSLFDNKTLSKLERLRLNPTRRLTNRSRGEHLSGKGGTSTEFSDYRNYVPGDDVRYIDWNIFSRLNRPFMKQYQHEEEMHVVLILDASSSMDYEDKFLRCKQLAAAFGVMGLMNFEKVSAYSCNHKGGRPVNLSPCTGRISMKRLFDFLSSIEAGGDSPIEAAVEDVLRSHRGRGVAIVLSDYESFGDLQRPFNMLFSAGLEIFGVQILAPSEIDPEINGDLRLVDSESGQTLDISSAGDLLGLYHEHRALLEDHLAMLCRQRSGRFLTTNSGDTLEHVLFDVLRRKGWVR from the coding sequence GTGTCGGAGGGAACTCAAGCGAATCAATATACTTCTTTGTTTGATAATAAAACATTATCAAAGTTGGAGAGGTTGCGTTTAAATCCAACGCGGCGCCTGACAAATCGAAGTCGTGGTGAGCATCTTTCCGGTAAAGGGGGAACGAGTACAGAATTTTCAGATTATCGGAATTACGTTCCCGGTGATGATGTGCGCTATATTGACTGGAATATCTTTTCCAGGCTGAATCGTCCCTTCATGAAACAATATCAGCATGAAGAAGAAATGCATGTGGTGCTTATTCTCGACGCCTCTTCTTCCATGGACTATGAAGATAAGTTTTTGCGTTGTAAGCAACTGGCTGCTGCGTTTGGTGTGATGGGGCTGATGAATTTTGAAAAGGTCAGTGCCTATTCCTGCAATCACAAAGGAGGACGCCCCGTAAATTTGTCGCCTTGCACCGGTCGCATCAGTATGAAGCGTTTATTTGATTTTCTCTCTTCGATTGAAGCCGGTGGTGATTCTCCGATTGAAGCAGCAGTCGAAGATGTTTTACGTTCACATCGCGGACGCGGCGTGGCCATTGTGCTTTCTGATTATGAATCATTTGGTGATTTACAACGTCCGTTTAACATGCTCTTTAGTGCGGGTTTGGAAATCTTTGGGGTGCAAATATTAGCACCTTCTGAAATCGATCCCGAAATTAATGGTGATTTACGTTTAGTTGATAGCGAATCCGGGCAGACTCTGGATATTTCTTCAGCCGGAGATTTGTTGGGATTGTACCATGAACATCGTGCCTTGTTAGAGGATCATCTGGCGATGCTCTGTCGCCAACGTTCCGGACGATTTTTGACGACCAACAGCGGTGATACTTTGGAGCATGTCCTCTTTGATGTATTGCGTCGGAAAGGGTGGGTCAGATGA
- a CDS encoding vWA domain-containing protein produces the protein MNFWPGFYSLPGAWYLLLLIPLVVFYFLKLKRPHKSVPSLALWSQVINDRRVNSPFQKFKRSILLLLQILLLLFLVLALMQPYVQSGAERAEYLPILIDCSASMAATDPETKKSRLELTKERVGEIIDNLLPDQRVSLVAVSSTARRLTDFTDNQRILKQSLAGLTVDDVPSNLEDALRMTQALSRTVPINTVLFYSDGNFPQEVNFDLPFDLNYQLLPLAGSNVGITSFNARKNQTGNWDVFIRVENSEKNDSPATVELLQDGESIAKEEIVLGKGDSQRLEFSVNADKKSSLEAILTPGSYDSLAADNRAFLNIPQSRSLLVFVDPDLASYRYALDENKDLVLYPEQDGAAGPPEYDLVISSSEKNMDKQALIKLGVGFVPEDLKNYVLLETNLTDVVDWNRSSALLRHVELGDVQITEQPVWAENAKVENLEELGYEVLIHGRLGPLLLQKRNSDGLEFYFLFNTDRSTMPYRVGFPIMVSNLIQLTLQEAGIAEVQASATPLLPAVEYVPEHKYNIKTPGGKQLTAESNKNGIVSGVAALQVGKYTISGEGAKSDQISVSLLNPMETSLVSVDEIQFSEVPVSAAQTQIDSDKPLWSEFALIAFVLLLLEWWYFQRRPGGIPA, from the coding sequence ATGAACTTTTGGCCTGGCTTTTACTCACTACCAGGAGCCTGGTACCTGTTATTGCTGATCCCATTGGTGGTCTTTTATTTTTTGAAATTAAAACGCCCCCATAAAAGTGTTCCCTCATTGGCCCTTTGGAGCCAGGTGATCAACGACCGTCGCGTCAATTCGCCATTTCAAAAATTCAAACGTAGTATCTTACTGTTGCTGCAAATTCTTTTACTGCTGTTTCTGGTTCTGGCTTTGATGCAACCCTATGTACAGAGCGGGGCAGAGCGGGCAGAATATTTACCAATTCTGATTGATTGTTCTGCCAGTATGGCAGCAACAGATCCGGAAACAAAAAAATCACGCTTGGAACTTACGAAGGAACGTGTTGGCGAAATTATTGATAATTTGCTGCCTGATCAACGTGTTTCCTTAGTCGCTGTTAGCTCGACAGCACGTCGATTGACCGACTTTACGGATAATCAACGTATTCTGAAACAGTCCCTGGCTGGACTAACCGTTGATGATGTCCCCAGTAATCTGGAAGATGCCTTGCGGATGACACAAGCCCTCTCTAGGACCGTGCCTATTAATACGGTGCTTTTTTATTCAGACGGAAACTTCCCTCAGGAAGTCAATTTTGATCTACCTTTTGATCTCAATTACCAGTTGCTTCCCTTAGCGGGGTCCAATGTGGGAATTACTTCATTTAATGCACGAAAAAACCAGACGGGAAACTGGGATGTCTTTATTCGAGTTGAGAATTCAGAAAAAAATGATAGTCCTGCCACGGTCGAGTTATTGCAAGATGGAGAGAGCATTGCCAAAGAGGAGATCGTCTTAGGGAAAGGGGATTCACAACGCCTGGAGTTTTCCGTGAATGCCGATAAAAAATCGTCTCTGGAAGCGATTTTGACTCCTGGTAGCTACGATAGTTTAGCTGCTGATAATCGCGCCTTTCTCAATATTCCTCAATCACGCTCATTATTAGTGTTCGTTGATCCGGATCTCGCCAGTTATCGTTATGCGTTAGACGAGAACAAAGATCTGGTGTTATATCCCGAGCAGGATGGCGCTGCCGGCCCTCCGGAGTATGACCTGGTCATTTCTTCTTCTGAAAAAAATATGGATAAACAGGCATTGATCAAGCTGGGCGTCGGTTTTGTGCCTGAGGATTTAAAAAATTATGTTTTGCTCGAAACAAATTTAACAGATGTTGTTGACTGGAACCGTAGTTCCGCATTATTGCGGCATGTGGAATTGGGTGATGTGCAAATTACGGAGCAGCCCGTTTGGGCAGAGAATGCAAAAGTAGAAAACCTGGAAGAACTGGGTTACGAAGTCTTAATTCATGGTCGATTGGGGCCACTCTTATTGCAAAAACGTAACTCAGACGGGCTGGAGTTTTACTTTCTGTTCAATACAGATCGTTCCACCATGCCTTACCGAGTTGGTTTCCCGATTATGGTTTCGAATCTGATACAGCTGACTTTACAGGAAGCCGGTATTGCGGAAGTGCAGGCCTCAGCAACCCCACTCTTACCTGCCGTCGAGTACGTGCCAGAACATAAATACAACATTAAAACGCCGGGTGGGAAACAGCTGACTGCCGAAAGTAACAAGAATGGCATTGTTTCAGGAGTCGCCGCTTTGCAAGTGGGGAAATACACAATCAGTGGTGAAGGTGCAAAATCAGATCAAATTAGTGTAAGTTTATTGAACCCCATGGAAACATCCCTCGTTTCCGTTGATGAAATTCAGTTTAGTGAAGTTCCGGTTTCTGCAGCACAAACGCAAATCGACAGCGATAAACCACTTTGGAGCGAATTTGCATTGATTGCCTTTGTATTACTCTTGTTAGAGTGGTGGTATTTCCAGCGTCGACCGGGTGGGATTCCTGCATAG
- a CDS encoding ABC transporter ATP-binding protein — MSIQPPMVEVKDLWVRYGTYEAVKGISFSIPKGEVFGFIGPNGAGKSSTIKVLATLQRDYECQSVKINGISVGKAPHLIREMIGYMPDFFGVYEDLTAREYLHFFAAAYRIARSRRKAIVNDVLELTDLTEKIDAPVDSLSRGMKQRLALARVLLHDPDLLLLDEPASGLDPRARIEVRELLVALKEMGKTIIISSHILHELSQLCTSIGIIEAGQFVTQGSLDHIYKRLELSRIIHVQIVGEMNGICQTIEEIDGVKSVSAQADRLAIQLQEDQLAVEELHAKIAETGAKIRMFQAEAMDMETVFMKLTEGKTA; from the coding sequence ATGAGCATACAACCTCCCATGGTGGAAGTGAAAGATTTGTGGGTCCGTTACGGAACGTATGAAGCCGTGAAAGGTATCTCTTTTTCCATTCCGAAAGGAGAAGTCTTTGGTTTTATTGGTCCTAACGGTGCCGGCAAGTCATCGACAATCAAAGTCCTCGCCACATTACAACGTGATTATGAATGTCAGTCAGTCAAAATAAATGGAATTTCTGTTGGAAAAGCACCACATTTAATTCGAGAGATGATCGGCTATATGCCTGATTTTTTCGGCGTTTATGAAGATTTGACTGCCAGGGAATATCTTCATTTTTTTGCAGCCGCGTATCGTATCGCTCGCAGCAGAAGAAAAGCGATCGTCAACGATGTGCTGGAATTGACAGATTTAACAGAAAAAATCGACGCACCCGTTGATTCCTTGTCACGTGGAATGAAACAGCGCTTAGCACTTGCACGAGTCTTGCTTCACGATCCTGATTTATTGTTGCTCGATGAACCAGCCAGTGGACTGGATCCCCGTGCCCGTATTGAAGTTCGGGAACTACTGGTCGCGTTAAAAGAGATGGGGAAGACCATTATCATTTCGAGCCATATTCTCCATGAATTATCGCAGCTTTGTACCAGTATCGGGATTATCGAAGCCGGTCAATTTGTGACGCAAGGGTCTTTAGATCATATATATAAACGTTTGGAATTGAGCCGTATCATTCATGTGCAGATTGTGGGTGAGATGAATGGTATTTGCCAAACCATTGAAGAGATCGATGGTGTGAAATCTGTCAGTGCGCAAGCAGATCGTCTGGCGATTCAGTTACAAGAAGATCAATTGGCGGTTGAGGAACTGCATGCCAAGATCGCTGAGACTGGTGCTAAAATTCGCATGTTTCAGGCGGAAGCCATGGATATGGAGACGGTATTCATGAAGCTGACGGAAGGGAAGACCGCATGA
- a CDS encoding ABC transporter permease: protein MKLRKFQVSLPLLSKELVEMANRRRTYIVRTIYALLFLGFVGFIYLESISGLQNNPMAILGRGREIFEAMIYLQFTAIYLFLPAITCSVITQEKERNSLGLLLITRLSPSTIILEKYLGRLITMVTFLMLGLPILAFAYSLGGVSLAMFINALWLLLITMLQVAALGVMCSSFCRTTVSAFIATYILGFIMLFGLIIIYELNLFYLGDVIRSFTRSLQNTPLLSDYIRRGGEELCAIMFAPYWFDRFSRTGGIASVVGTFILSIPIIISTFMFLIFAHYFLIRRAFLPARNYLLNAFKSLDRVYNKINHNRITRGIILVKEQIKLPEYAPIAWRETSKKSLGTFRYLFRILVALEVPILFICIIIATGSPNPVVDGAVILLWLLWGLTVLLLAVSATSLISGERSHETLDVLLTVPISGKELMRQKIAGVKRLCLVLLIPLLTIVLFEAWWKWEYTYITSGYRNRYATQWFAYLVGSLITLSIYLPMLIWFFCWIGMKVKSQTKAILTALGLIIVWCILPFILAFPIFMLNPSFDEDSIIYGIFLSPASFVVINEIAEFHEFGTPWIPLLVNTIIYAGCLMLFRSQCLNHIDENLGRLSDQDYHIDRSAKIPVSDQPIFSSE from the coding sequence ATGAAATTGAGGAAATTCCAGGTCAGCCTTCCACTGTTGTCTAAAGAATTAGTCGAAATGGCGAATCGTCGGCGAACCTATATCGTCAGGACGATCTATGCGCTCTTATTTCTGGGATTTGTCGGTTTTATTTATCTCGAGTCAATTTCCGGTCTCCAAAATAATCCCATGGCCATTCTCGGTCGAGGGCGCGAAATATTTGAAGCCATGATTTATTTGCAATTTACGGCAATCTACCTTTTTCTACCCGCGATCACTTGTAGCGTGATCACTCAGGAAAAAGAACGCAATAGTCTGGGATTGTTATTAATCACCCGGTTAAGCCCCTCCACAATCATTCTGGAAAAATATCTGGGGCGTTTAATCACGATGGTTACGTTTCTCATGTTAGGGCTTCCGATTTTAGCATTTGCCTATTCACTGGGTGGCGTTTCGCTGGCCATGTTTATCAACGCACTCTGGCTCTTATTGATCACCATGCTTCAAGTGGCCGCACTCGGAGTCATGTGTTCCAGTTTTTGTCGCACAACGGTATCTGCCTTTATTGCGACTTACATTCTTGGTTTTATCATGCTGTTTGGCCTGATTATCATATACGAGCTCAATTTGTTCTATCTGGGTGACGTAATACGATCGTTCACTCGCTCACTCCAAAACACTCCATTATTATCCGATTATATTCGTCGAGGTGGTGAAGAGCTTTGTGCGATTATGTTTGCACCTTATTGGTTTGATCGTTTTTCCAGGACCGGAGGGATTGCTTCTGTAGTCGGCACATTCATATTAAGTATTCCCATCATCATCAGCACTTTTATGTTTCTGATTTTTGCACATTATTTTCTGATCCGCCGCGCTTTTCTTCCCGCGCGAAATTATTTATTGAATGCGTTCAAATCGTTGGATCGAGTGTATAATAAAATTAATCACAATCGCATCACGCGCGGAATCATACTTGTAAAAGAACAGATAAAATTACCGGAATATGCCCCGATTGCCTGGCGTGAAACATCGAAGAAGTCGCTGGGTACATTTCGTTATCTGTTTCGAATTCTCGTCGCACTTGAAGTTCCGATACTTTTCATCTGTATTATTATTGCGACTGGTAGCCCAAACCCCGTGGTTGATGGGGCAGTCATTCTATTGTGGTTACTATGGGGCTTGACTGTCTTGCTGTTGGCGGTATCAGCAACGAGTCTGATTTCCGGGGAACGCTCACATGAGACACTGGATGTGCTCTTGACGGTGCCCATTTCGGGAAAAGAGTTAATGCGTCAGAAAATTGCGGGTGTAAAACGATTGTGCCTGGTGCTATTGATTCCTCTGTTAACGATTGTGCTCTTTGAGGCCTGGTGGAAATGGGAGTATACCTATATTACCTCGGGATATCGAAATCGATATGCCACTCAATGGTTTGCCTATCTCGTTGGATCCTTGATCACACTGAGTATCTATTTGCCGATGCTGATTTGGTTCTTCTGCTGGATCGGGATGAAGGTGAAATCACAAACGAAAGCCATTTTGACTGCATTAGGCTTGATCATCGTCTGGTGCATATTACCATTTATTTTAGCGTTTCCTATTTTTATGCTGAATCCCTCATTTGACGAAGATTCGATCATCTATGGTATATTTCTCAGCCCGGCTTCATTTGTGGTGATCAATGAAATCGCCGAATTTCATGAGTTTGGAACTCCCTGGATTCCACTACTTGTGAACACCATCATTTATGCTGGCTGCTTAATGCTTTTTCGATCTCAATGTCTGAATCACATCGATGAGAATTTAGGCCGCTTGAGTGACCAGGATTACCATATTGATCGTTCCGCGAAAATTCCAGTCAGTGATCAACCTATTTTTAGTTCAGAATAA
- a CDS encoding ABC transporter ATP-binding protein: MTEPIFSQPVIDIKNISHSFKGHRALQGVSFQVEPQSLHGFVGPNGAGKTTTLKIICTLLRPQAGKVEVFGNDVVASVKEIRKRIGFMPDHFSTYRQMTVFEYLDFFGAAYGLSLEQRDQVINDVLTLTDMDGRKDSLISGLSRGMQQRVSLARVLVNDPDLLLLDEPASGLDPRARIELMEILQELKRMGKTIFISSHILSELAELCDSVTIIDRGKVKYSGTMDGLLTHEQEHPCYKLTLESEVEGLVESLGNEPGVMEVEKTDRPRELRISFDASLTTTGNLLSKIIELQGEIESFQRDKKHLNQAFLDLTEQGVR, translated from the coding sequence ATGACTGAGCCGATTTTTAGTCAACCTGTGATTGATATTAAAAATATATCACATTCCTTTAAAGGTCATCGCGCTTTGCAAGGAGTGAGCTTTCAAGTCGAACCCCAGTCTTTACATGGATTTGTAGGGCCTAACGGTGCAGGAAAAACGACTACGCTGAAAATTATCTGTACTTTATTACGCCCTCAGGCTGGCAAGGTGGAAGTGTTTGGAAATGATGTGGTTGCATCTGTAAAAGAAATTCGTAAACGCATTGGTTTTATGCCTGACCACTTTAGTACATATCGCCAAATGACAGTATTTGAATATCTGGACTTTTTTGGGGCGGCGTATGGATTGAGTCTGGAGCAGCGCGATCAGGTCATTAATGATGTATTGACGTTAACGGACATGGATGGACGGAAAGATTCGCTGATCAGCGGATTATCACGGGGAATGCAGCAACGTGTTAGCTTAGCGCGTGTCTTAGTGAATGACCCCGATTTATTGTTGCTGGATGAGCCAGCCTCGGGTCTCGATCCTCGTGCGCGTATTGAACTGATGGAAATCTTACAGGAACTGAAACGGATGGGAAAAACGATTTTTATCAGTTCTCATATCTTGAGTGAGTTGGCCGAACTGTGTGATAGTGTCACTATTATTGATCGTGGAAAAGTGAAATATAGTGGTACGATGGATGGGTTACTAACACATGAGCAGGAGCATCCCTGCTATAAGCTGACATTGGAATCTGAAGTAGAAGGCTTAGTCGAATCTTTAGGAAACGAGCCAGGTGTGATGGAAGTAGAAAAAACAGACCGACCTCGTGAGCTGCGAATTTCGTTTGACGCGAGCCTCACCACGACAGGCAATCTATTATCAAAAATTATTGAATTACAAGGGGAAATTGAAAGCTTCCAAAGAGACAAAAAGCATTTGAATCAGGCATTTTTAGATTTAACAGAGCAGGGAGTTCGTTAA
- a CDS encoding ABC transporter permease family protein — MFQGTFALFNRALNVDFRLMRTHLFRFLFAVMILFFLMSAHVTSRAIGASGLVLFSQIIYLNFVVILMAGISIFATAITEEKEEQTMGLLLMAGVNPISLMLGKSMPRLVTALLLLSVQFPFTLLSITLGGVTLAQVIAAYSALAAFLFCLANLGLLCSVVCARSRSASTLVVIALAFFFLGFPFLEWVFNVIQSENWITKGALLANSIETVFDWRNQISVLSQINSILATGFSDSPWGIPFWGHIVFGFILFVFSCMLFNRFALIDVGLSPGRGVISKKKSHTFSPSRTWDNALMWKDFYFLNGGVGMTLIKFVCYGIALLALCIFIGFSSNQWDLDLIGYTVFWSMFLVILIEISLISARIFQVEIQWNTLVSTAMLPQSMARIAYSKLSGCLLSLIPACCYLMFGSLFIIDEIFSALDEILPEPTFWMMCVEVFFFWHLTAFLSTYIKWGALPLAFVLMWVGNTTFFIMVSIISIGGGVGQDVFEALSLFFSLGLLACIVGSHFLIKERLVLLASK, encoded by the coding sequence ATGTTTCAAGGAACGTTTGCATTGTTCAACCGCGCATTAAATGTCGACTTCCGTTTGATGCGAACGCATCTGTTTCGATTTCTCTTTGCGGTCATGATTCTTTTTTTTCTCATGTCAGCTCATGTAACGAGTCGGGCGATAGGCGCCAGCGGTCTGGTTTTATTTTCGCAAATTATTTATCTCAATTTTGTTGTTATTTTAATGGCAGGGATCAGTATTTTTGCGACTGCGATTACGGAAGAAAAAGAAGAACAGACGATGGGCTTGCTTTTGATGGCGGGAGTGAATCCGATCTCGCTTATGTTGGGAAAGTCGATGCCACGGTTGGTGACCGCTTTATTGTTGCTCTCAGTTCAATTCCCGTTCACATTGCTCTCAATTACATTAGGCGGTGTGACTTTAGCGCAAGTCATTGCTGCCTACTCCGCACTAGCCGCCTTTTTGTTTTGTCTCGCTAATCTGGGTCTTCTCTGTTCTGTTGTGTGTGCTCGATCGCGTTCTGCATCGACTCTGGTTGTGATTGCTTTGGCTTTCTTTTTCTTAGGTTTTCCATTTTTAGAGTGGGTTTTCAATGTGATTCAGTCTGAAAACTGGATCACGAAGGGAGCACTGCTCGCGAACTCCATAGAAACAGTCTTTGACTGGCGGAATCAAATTTCAGTTTTGAGCCAAATCAACTCGATTCTTGCTACTGGGTTCAGTGATTCTCCCTGGGGAATTCCATTCTGGGGGCATATTGTTTTTGGATTCATCTTGTTTGTTTTTTCATGTATGTTATTTAACCGATTTGCATTGATTGATGTGGGGTTGAGTCCAGGACGCGGCGTCATTTCAAAAAAGAAAAGTCATACATTTTCTCCCAGCCGCACCTGGGACAATGCGTTAATGTGGAAAGACTTCTATTTTCTCAATGGCGGCGTTGGGATGACATTAATTAAATTTGTCTGTTATGGCATCGCTCTATTGGCGTTATGTATTTTTATTGGATTTTCCTCAAATCAATGGGATTTGGATTTAATTGGGTATACCGTCTTTTGGTCAATGTTTCTTGTGATCTTGATTGAAATCAGTCTTATTTCAGCGCGCATCTTTCAAGTTGAGATTCAGTGGAATACCTTGGTTTCGACGGCAATGTTACCACAATCAATGGCACGGATTGCTTATTCCAAACTGTCAGGATGTCTGCTCAGTCTTATTCCCGCCTGTTGTTATCTTATGTTTGGAAGCTTATTCATCATTGATGAAATCTTTTCAGCACTCGATGAAATATTGCCAGAACCAACATTTTGGATGATGTGCGTAGAAGTGTTCTTTTTCTGGCACTTAACCGCATTTTTATCAACATATATAAAATGGGGCGCTTTGCCACTGGCTTTTGTATTAATGTGGGTCGGGAATACCACTTTCTTTATAATGGTGAGTATAATTTCAATAGGAGGGGGAGTAGGGCAGGATGTGTTTGAAGCACTGTCTTTATTCTTTTCTCTCGGTTTACTCGCTTGTATCGTTGGTTCCCATTTCTTAATTAAAGAACGGTTGGTTCTACTGGCGTCTAAATAA
- a CDS encoding hydroxypyruvate isomerase family protein — protein MRSEISRRKLLQNSGVIAATALGWGTQHSIAGENKEPQPLKGNINQSVVHWCFKKYWDLEKTAQVASQLGMKSVELTPAENWKTLKKHGLTCAIASSHGFKKGFNNPEHWDQCIEILRKRIDECAAGGVKSVITFTGMRDGKINDEEGAKNCVTGLKKIIGHAEKKKVNVCLEMLNSRDDSHPMKGHPGYQGDKTEYCIDIIKQVGSPRMKLLFDIYHVQIMDGDVIRRIRQHKDYIGHVHTAGNPGRGELDQKQEINYPPIMQALQEIGYQGFVGQEFIPTRDPYQGLKQAVELCDV, from the coding sequence ATGAGATCAGAAATCAGTCGTAGAAAGCTTTTACAAAATTCAGGTGTCATTGCTGCCACTGCTTTGGGATGGGGTACTCAGCATTCAATTGCCGGTGAGAATAAAGAACCGCAACCTCTGAAAGGAAATATTAACCAGTCTGTAGTTCACTGGTGCTTCAAAAAATATTGGGATCTTGAAAAAACAGCTCAGGTCGCGAGTCAACTTGGAATGAAGAGTGTGGAATTAACTCCGGCTGAAAATTGGAAAACACTTAAGAAACATGGTCTGACTTGTGCAATCGCTTCCAGCCATGGGTTCAAAAAAGGGTTTAATAATCCAGAACATTGGGATCAATGCATCGAAATTCTGCGGAAGCGAATTGATGAATGTGCCGCGGGAGGTGTCAAGAGTGTGATCACATTTACTGGCATGCGAGATGGTAAAATTAATGATGAAGAAGGAGCCAAAAACTGTGTTACCGGTTTGAAGAAAATCATTGGGCATGCAGAGAAAAAGAAAGTGAATGTTTGTTTGGAAATGTTAAATTCACGTGATGATAGCCATCCCATGAAAGGTCATCCTGGTTACCAGGGGGACAAAACCGAATATTGTATCGATATCATCAAGCAAGTTGGTTCTCCGCGAATGAAATTGTTATTTGATATTTATCACGTCCAAATCATGGATGGCGACGTTATTCGCCGAATACGGCAACATAAAGATTATATTGGTCACGTTCACACCGCTGGAAATCCCGGGAGAGGTGAATTAGATCAGAAACAAGAGATTAACTATCCTCCGATCATGCAAGCTCTACAAGAAATTGGATACCAGGGTTTTGTCGGTCAAGAGTTTATCCCAACACGAGATCCCTATCAGGGGCTAAAGCAGGCTGTTGAACTTTGTGACGTGTAA